In Lemur catta isolate mLemCat1 chromosome 1, mLemCat1.pri, whole genome shotgun sequence, one DNA window encodes the following:
- the ETS2 gene encoding protein C-ets-2: MNDFGIKNMDQVAPVANGYRGTLKRQPAFDTFDGSLFAVFPSLNEEQTLQEVPTGLDSISHDSTNCELPLLTPCSKAVMSQALKATFSGFKKEQRRLGIPKNPWLWSEQQVCQWLLWATNEFSLVNVNLQRFGMNGQVLCNLGKERFLELAPDFVGDILWEHLEQMIKENQEKTEDQYEENSHLNSVPHWINSNTLGFGVEQAPYGVQTPNYPKGSLLDGMCPASAPSMLSSEQEFQVFPKSRLDTVSMSYCSLRQDFPASNLNLLANNSGKPKDHDSSENGTDSFESSDSLLQSWNSQSSLLDVQRVPSFESFEDDCSQSLCLNKPTMSFKDYIQERSDPVEQGKPVIPAAVLAGFTGSGPIQLWQFLLELLSDKSCQSFISWTGDGWEFKLADPDEVARRWGKRKNKPKMNYEKLSRGLRYYYDKNIIHKTSGKRYVYRFVCDLQNLLGFTPEELHAILGVQPDTED, translated from the exons atgaaTGATTTTGGGATCAAGAACATGGACCAGGTGGCCCCTGTGGCTAATGGTTACCGGGGGACACTCAAG CGCCAGCCAGCCTTTGACACTTTTGATGGGTCCCTTTTTGCTGTTTTCCCCTCACTAAATGAAGAGCAAACACTCCAAGAAGTGCCAACAGGCTTGGATTCCATTTCTCATG ACTCGACCAACTGTGAATTGCCTTTGTTAACTCCATGCAGCAAGGCTGTGATGAGTCAGGCCTTAAAAGCTACCTTCAGTGGCTTCAAAAAGGAGCAGCGTCGCCTGGGCATTCCAAAGA ACCCTTGGCTGTGGAGCGAGCAACAAGTATGCCAGTGGCTTCTCTGGGCAACCAACGAGTTCAGCCTGGTGAACGTAAATCTCCAGAGGTTCGGCATGAATGGCCAGGTGTTGTGTAACCTTGGCAAGGAGCGCTTTCTGGAGCTGGCACCTGACTTCGTGGGCGACATTCTCTGGGAACATCTGGAGCAGATGATCAAAG aaaaccaagaaaagacAGAAGACCAATATGAAGAAAATTCACACCTCAACTCAGTTCCTCACTGGATTAACAGTAACACATTAG GTTTTGGCGTGGAGCAGGCACCCTATGGCGTGCAGACCCCGAATTACCCTAAAGGCAGCCTCCTGGACGGCATGTGTCCAGCGTCAGCGCCCAGCATGCTCAGTTCCGAGCAGGAGTTTCAGGTGTTCCCCAAATCTCGGCTCGACACCGTCAGCATGAGCTACTGTTCCCTCAGGCAGGACTTCCCGGCCAGCAACTTGAACTTGCTCGCCAACAATTCCG GGAAGCCCAAAGACCACGACTCCTCTGAGAACGGCACCGACAGCTTCGAGAGCTCGGACTCGCTGCTGCAGTCCTGGAACAGCCAGTCATCCTTGCTGGATGTGCAGCGGGTGCCGTCCTTTGAGAGCTTCGAAGACGACTGCAGCCAGTCTCTCTGCCTCAATAAACCGACCATGTCCTTCAAGGATTACATCCAAGAGAGGAGCGACCCAGTGGAGCAAGGCAAACCAGTTATTCCTGCAGCCGTGCTGGCCGGCTTCACAG GAAGTGGACCTATTCAGCTGTGGCAGTTTCTCCTGGAGTTGCTCTCAGACAAATCTTGCCAGTCATTCATTAGCTGGACAGGGGACGGATGGGAGTTCAAGCTTGCTGACCCTGACGAG GTGGCCCGCCggtggggaaagaggaaaaataagccCAAGATGAACTACGAGAAGCTCAGCCGGGGTTTGCGCTACTATTACGACAAGAACATCATCCATAAGACGTCAGGGAAGCGCTATGTTTACCGCTTTGTGTGTGACCTCCAGAACTTGCTGGGGTTCACGCCCGAGGAACTGCACGCCATCCTGGGCGTCCAGCCAGACACGGAGGACTGA